The following are from one region of the Actinoplanes sp. L3-i22 genome:
- a CDS encoding Gfo/Idh/MocA family protein: protein MTGQNVRWGILGLGGIADTFAADLPLVPGAELAAVGSRDQATADAFAAKHGFARAHGSYAALAADDAVDVVYIATPHAYHHAGALLCIEAGKSVLVEKPITLDLPSAAQLVEAARERGVFLMEAMWMRCNPAIRKAAELVDEGAIGWVSAIHADFGLQGPFGAEHRLRARELGGGALLDLGVYPIHLAHLFLGLPSSVQAWAHLTPERVDEHTGILLGWQSGAIGALTCSINGNSRNAATITGTDGRIEIPPGFMVPRSFTLNRPDKAPETFEFDFPGSGYQFEAAEVQRCLAAGELESPLVSQTTTLEVMNLLDSIREQIGVFYE, encoded by the coding sequence ATGACCGGACAGAACGTTCGCTGGGGAATCCTCGGGCTCGGCGGGATCGCCGACACCTTCGCCGCCGACCTGCCCCTGGTGCCGGGCGCGGAACTGGCCGCGGTCGGCTCGCGCGACCAGGCGACCGCCGACGCCTTCGCCGCGAAGCACGGATTCGCCCGCGCGCACGGCTCCTACGCCGCGCTGGCCGCCGACGACGCCGTGGACGTCGTCTACATCGCCACCCCGCACGCCTACCACCACGCCGGCGCGCTGCTGTGCATCGAGGCCGGCAAGTCCGTGCTGGTCGAGAAGCCGATCACGCTGGATCTGCCGTCCGCCGCCCAGCTGGTCGAGGCCGCCCGCGAGCGCGGCGTCTTCCTGATGGAGGCGATGTGGATGCGCTGCAACCCGGCCATCCGCAAGGCCGCCGAACTGGTCGACGAGGGCGCGATCGGCTGGGTCAGCGCGATCCACGCCGACTTCGGCCTGCAGGGCCCGTTCGGCGCCGAGCACCGCCTGCGCGCCCGCGAGCTCGGCGGCGGCGCCCTGCTCGACCTCGGCGTCTACCCGATCCACCTGGCGCACCTGTTCCTCGGCCTGCCCAGCTCGGTCCAGGCCTGGGCGCACCTCACCCCGGAACGCGTCGACGAGCACACCGGCATCCTGCTCGGCTGGCAGTCCGGCGCGATCGGCGCGCTGACCTGCAGCATCAACGGCAACAGCCGGAACGCGGCGACGATCACCGGCACCGACGGCCGGATCGAGATCCCGCCGGGCTTCATGGTGCCGCGCTCGTTCACCCTGAACCGCCCGGACAAGGCGCCGGAGACCTTCGAGTTCGACTTCCCGGGCAGCGGCTACCAGTTCGAGGCGGCCGAGGTGCAGCGCTGCCTGGCCGCGGGGGAGCTGGAGAGCCCGCTGGTCTCCCAGACCACCACCCTGGAGGTCATGAACCTCCTCGACTCGATTCGCGAACAGATCGGCGTCTTCTACGAGTAG
- a CDS encoding Ms5788A family Cys-rich leader peptide, producing the protein MSPLLTKRRAIDLCRVAACLCRPVL; encoded by the coding sequence ATGAGCCCGTTGCTCACGAAAAGGCGCGCGATCGACCTGTGTCGCGTGGCCGCGTGCCTGTGTCGCCCCGTCCTCTGA
- the pstA gene encoding phosphate ABC transporter permease PstA produces MTPDNIRSKKFPLVQNLLVAVAAIVVSAVVVLSTGIGNWVLVIVLAGVLYLVGLNFAAGRVEGKRAARNRMWQTAIYTACLLAVLPLASVVWTLISKGTSRLDGDFFGSSMANIGARDANGGAYHAIIGTLEQVGIATLIAVPLGVLGAIYLTEYGKGKFAGVIRFFVDVMTGIPSIVAGLFVLSFWVLIVSKWFNNGNPEYSGFAASLALTVLMLPTIVRSTEEMLRLVPGPLREGAFALGVPQWKTIVSVVLPTAAPGIVTGVMLAIARAAGETAPVLLVAGGLARINFDPFSGGQASLALYVYQQAADASKYAPARAWTAALTLVALVLILTIAAKLLARRNKLTR; encoded by the coding sequence ATGACGCCGGACAACATCCGCAGCAAGAAGTTCCCGCTGGTCCAGAACCTGCTCGTCGCGGTCGCCGCGATCGTGGTCTCGGCCGTCGTGGTGCTCTCCACCGGCATCGGCAACTGGGTGCTGGTGATCGTCCTGGCCGGCGTGCTCTACCTGGTCGGCCTGAACTTCGCCGCCGGTCGGGTGGAGGGCAAGCGCGCCGCCCGTAACCGGATGTGGCAGACGGCCATCTACACCGCCTGCCTGCTGGCCGTGCTGCCGCTCGCCTCGGTCGTCTGGACCCTGATCTCCAAGGGCACCAGCCGGCTCGACGGCGACTTCTTCGGCAGCTCGATGGCGAACATCGGCGCCCGCGACGCGAACGGTGGCGCCTACCACGCCATCATCGGCACCCTGGAGCAGGTCGGCATCGCCACCCTGATCGCAGTGCCGCTCGGCGTGCTCGGCGCGATCTACCTGACCGAGTACGGCAAGGGCAAGTTCGCCGGCGTGATCCGGTTCTTCGTCGACGTCATGACCGGTATCCCGTCGATCGTCGCCGGCCTGTTCGTCCTCTCCTTCTGGGTCCTGATCGTCAGCAAGTGGTTCAACAACGGCAACCCGGAGTACTCGGGCTTCGCGGCCTCGCTCGCGCTGACCGTGCTGATGCTGCCGACCATCGTGCGCTCCACCGAGGAGATGCTGCGCCTGGTGCCGGGGCCGCTCCGGGAGGGTGCGTTCGCGCTCGGCGTTCCGCAGTGGAAGACGATCGTCAGCGTCGTCCTGCCCACCGCGGCGCCCGGCATCGTCACCGGCGTCATGCTCGCCATCGCCCGTGCGGCCGGCGAGACGGCTCCGGTGCTGCTGGTCGCGGGTGGTCTCGCGCGGATCAACTTCGACCCGTTCAGCGGCGGTCAGGCCTCCCTGGCGCTCTACGTGTACCAGCAGGCGGCCGACGCCTCGAAGTACGCCCCGGCCCGGGCCTGGACGGCCGCGCTCACCCTGGTGGCGCTCGTGCTCATCCTGACCATCGCCGCCAAGTTGCTCGCCCGTCGCAACAAGTTGACCCGGTAA
- the pstC gene encoding phosphate ABC transporter permease subunit PstC gives MGDNPSRSENYTAGDLNVAPRHARGAGSGVSPSSHEEPPIGGGGALPKKSRFSMETGFRGISTASGAMVLVIIVAIAIFLISKAVPAIRADHENFLTFNRWSPNETVPAFGIAVLALGTVLSSIIALVVAVPIAIGIALFLSHYAPKRLATPLGFVIDLLAAVPSVVFGLWGRDLFQEPVRDFSVWLNHYFGWIPIFGGEGPFGQSLLLGGLVLAIMVLPIVTSLSREVFQQTPAMNEEAALALGATKWEMIRISVLPYGKPGVIAAVMLGLGRALGETIALALTLGITWEISFNVIQTGGNSIAANIANSFNEANDTGRGALIASGLVLFAITLIVNMTARAIIYRRREFRDSAA, from the coding sequence ATGGGTGACAACCCCTCCCGCTCGGAGAACTACACCGCCGGCGACCTGAACGTGGCTCCCCGTCACGCTCGGGGCGCCGGCTCTGGTGTATCCCCGAGCAGTCACGAAGAGCCCCCGATTGGCGGGGGCGGTGCCCTGCCGAAGAAGTCCAGGTTCTCGATGGAGACCGGATTCCGCGGCATCTCCACCGCTTCAGGCGCGATGGTGCTGGTCATCATCGTCGCGATCGCCATCTTCCTGATCTCGAAGGCAGTGCCGGCCATCCGGGCCGACCATGAGAACTTCCTGACGTTCAACCGCTGGAGCCCGAACGAGACGGTGCCGGCCTTCGGTATCGCGGTGCTGGCGCTCGGCACGGTCCTCTCGTCGATCATCGCGCTGGTCGTCGCGGTGCCGATCGCGATCGGGATCGCCCTGTTCCTGTCGCACTACGCCCCGAAGCGCCTGGCCACCCCGCTGGGCTTCGTGATCGACCTGCTCGCCGCGGTGCCCAGCGTCGTCTTCGGCCTCTGGGGCCGCGACCTGTTCCAGGAGCCGGTCCGGGACTTCTCGGTCTGGCTGAACCACTACTTCGGCTGGATCCCGATCTTCGGCGGCGAGGGCCCGTTCGGCCAGTCGCTGCTGCTCGGTGGTCTGGTCCTGGCGATCATGGTGCTCCCGATCGTCACCTCCCTCTCGCGTGAGGTCTTCCAGCAGACCCCGGCGATGAACGAGGAGGCCGCGCTGGCTCTCGGCGCGACCAAGTGGGAGATGATCCGCATCTCGGTGCTGCCGTACGGCAAGCCCGGTGTCATCGCCGCGGTCATGCTCGGCCTGGGCCGCGCGCTCGGCGAGACCATCGCGCTGGCGCTGACCCTGGGCATCACGTGGGAGATCTCGTTCAACGTGATCCAGACCGGCGGCAACTCGATCGCGGCGAACATCGCCAACTCCTTCAACGAGGCGAACGACACCGGTCGTGGCGCGCTGATCGCGTCCGGTCTGGTCCTGTTCGCGATCACGCTGATCGTCAACATGACGGCGCGGGCGATCATCTACCGCCGCCGCGAGTTCCGGGACAGTGCAGCATGA
- the pstS gene encoding phosphate ABC transporter substrate-binding protein PstS, translating to MKFQRSGLIAGIALTATIALTACGSDNTKEPEAGAAAPSAGTCVGGTISAQGSSAQKNAMDEWIKAYTASCADAKIDYNPNGSGAGVKAFTSGLADFAGSDSALKDTEQPTADAKCASPALNLPMVTGPIAVVYNVQGADGLQFSSSTLAKIFAGTITKWSDPAIAAENAGAKLPDATIEAVHRADESGTTDNFTKYLSKTAEADWTFGNAKAWPATKGGTGANKSDGIAAKIKGTPNTISYVELSFAENSSLQTAKVKNGAGEFVELTPESAGKTIEGATVKGTGDDLKLDIDYNTKTAGAYPIVLATYEIVCTKYADAAKGKAIQGFLKYTSSAEGQSKLKDLGYAPLPETVRAKVAASVAKIS from the coding sequence GTGAAGTTCCAGCGGTCCGGTCTGATTGCCGGCATTGCTCTGACTGCGACGATCGCACTCACCGCGTGCGGCTCCGACAACACCAAGGAGCCGGAGGCCGGCGCCGCCGCCCCGTCCGCGGGTACCTGTGTTGGTGGCACCATCTCGGCTCAGGGTTCCAGCGCTCAGAAGAACGCGATGGACGAGTGGATCAAGGCGTACACGGCCTCCTGTGCCGACGCCAAGATCGACTACAACCCGAACGGCTCCGGCGCCGGCGTGAAGGCCTTCACCTCGGGCCTCGCCGACTTCGCCGGCTCCGACTCCGCGCTGAAGGACACCGAGCAGCCGACGGCTGACGCCAAGTGCGCCTCGCCGGCCCTCAACCTCCCGATGGTCACCGGCCCGATCGCGGTGGTCTACAACGTCCAGGGCGCTGACGGCCTGCAGTTCTCGTCGTCCACCCTGGCGAAGATCTTCGCCGGCACCATCACCAAGTGGAGCGACCCGGCCATCGCCGCCGAGAACGCCGGCGCGAAGCTTCCGGACGCCACCATCGAGGCTGTCCACCGTGCCGACGAGTCCGGCACCACCGACAACTTCACCAAGTACCTGAGCAAGACCGCCGAGGCCGACTGGACGTTCGGCAACGCCAAGGCGTGGCCGGCCACCAAGGGCGGCACCGGTGCCAACAAGTCGGACGGCATCGCCGCCAAGATCAAGGGCACCCCGAACACCATCTCCTACGTCGAGCTGTCCTTCGCGGAGAACAGCAGCCTGCAGACGGCCAAGGTGAAGAACGGTGCCGGTGAGTTCGTCGAGCTGACCCCCGAGTCGGCCGGCAAGACCATCGAGGGTGCGACCGTCAAGGGCACCGGCGACGACCTGAAGCTGGACATCGACTACAACACCAAGACCGCGGGTGCCTACCCGATCGTCCTGGCGACCTACGAGATCGTCTGCACCAAGTACGCCGACGCCGCCAAGGGCAAGGCCATCCAGGGCTTCCTGAAGTACACGTCCTCCGCCGAGGGCCAGTCGAAGCTGAAGGACCTGGGCTACGCGCCGCTGCCGGAGACGGTTCGCGCCAAGGTTGCCGCCTCGGTCGCCAAGATTTCCTGA
- the pstB gene encoding phosphate ABC transporter ATP-binding protein PstB: MAKRIEASNVSSYYGSFKAIDNVSMTVEPKTITALIGPSGCGKSTFLRSINRMHEVLPNARIEGRLTIDDQNIYDPDVDITAVRRMIGMVFQRPNPFPTMSIYENAVAGLKLNGVKKKAILDDAAEKSLRSANLWDEVKDRLDRPGAGLSGGQQQRLCIARTIAVEPQVVLMDEPCSALDPISTLAIEDLMFKLKDRFTIIIVTHNMQQAARVSDKTGFFSIDKTGDPGRLIEYDDTQKIFSNPSQKKTEDYITGRFG, translated from the coding sequence ATGGCCAAGCGCATCGAAGCGAGCAACGTCTCCTCCTACTACGGCTCCTTCAAGGCGATCGACAACGTCTCGATGACCGTCGAGCCGAAGACGATCACCGCCCTGATCGGCCCGTCCGGCTGCGGCAAGTCGACCTTCCTCCGGTCGATCAACCGCATGCACGAGGTCCTGCCGAACGCGCGGATCGAGGGTCGCCTGACCATCGACGACCAGAACATCTACGACCCGGACGTGGACATCACGGCCGTCCGTCGCATGATCGGCATGGTCTTCCAGCGCCCGAACCCGTTCCCGACGATGTCGATCTACGAGAACGCGGTCGCCGGCCTCAAGCTCAACGGCGTCAAGAAGAAGGCGATCCTCGACGACGCCGCCGAGAAGTCGCTGCGTTCCGCGAACCTGTGGGACGAGGTCAAGGACCGCCTGGACCGGCCGGGCGCCGGCCTCTCCGGCGGTCAGCAGCAGCGTCTCTGCATCGCCCGCACGATCGCGGTCGAGCCCCAGGTCGTGCTGATGGACGAGCCGTGCTCCGCGCTCGACCCGATCTCGACGCTGGCGATCGAGGACCTGATGTTCAAGCTGAAGGACCGCTTCACGATCATCATCGTCACGCACAACATGCAGCAGGCCGCCCGGGTCAGCGACAAGACCGGCTTCTTCTCCATCGACAAGACCGGCGACCCCGGCCGTCTCATCGAGTACGACGACACGCAGAAGATCTTCAGCAACCCGTCGCAGAAGAAGACCGAGGACTACATCACCGGCCGCTTCGGCTGA
- a CDS encoding DUF2993 domain-containing protein has protein sequence MYGPQQFPNLEGPVAEVYETAPPRRRRRGRGLLIFVVILLLILLGGAFVADRWGRGFAEGVIADKVAEQVRTQKATSDTPEVTIEGFPFITQVLAGEYKEIRIQLPNFAGPTGTGDDIRLDLLDIHAKNVKAPLDALRSGQGDVVAGSLTANGKIDYPQLVNLIGQKGVTLSAKDGKLVGSAKVTALGQQLDLAGTAKLTVVNGGIQVRFADVKATNLPDVPLFQSFINSYAKKLAVDVPAPKLPLQLKVQAVTPEADGLNVTFGATDVNLNAGGL, from the coding sequence ATGTACGGTCCTCAACAGTTCCCGAACCTGGAGGGCCCCGTGGCCGAGGTGTACGAGACCGCTCCGCCGCGCCGCCGCCGTCGGGGCCGCGGATTGCTGATCTTCGTGGTGATCCTGCTGCTGATCCTGCTGGGCGGGGCGTTCGTGGCCGACCGGTGGGGCCGCGGCTTCGCCGAGGGGGTCATCGCCGACAAGGTCGCCGAGCAGGTGCGCACGCAGAAGGCCACCAGTGACACCCCCGAGGTGACCATCGAGGGCTTTCCGTTCATCACCCAGGTCCTCGCCGGGGAGTACAAGGAGATCCGGATCCAGCTGCCGAACTTCGCCGGCCCGACCGGCACCGGCGACGACATCCGCCTGGACCTGCTGGACATTCACGCCAAGAACGTCAAGGCGCCGCTGGACGCGCTGCGCAGCGGGCAGGGCGACGTGGTGGCCGGCAGCCTCACCGCGAACGGGAAGATCGACTACCCGCAGCTGGTGAACCTGATCGGGCAGAAGGGCGTGACCCTGTCCGCGAAGGACGGCAAGCTGGTCGGCTCGGCCAAGGTGACGGCGCTCGGGCAGCAGCTCGATCTGGCCGGGACGGCCAAGCTGACCGTGGTCAACGGGGGGATTCAGGTTCGTTTCGCCGACGTGAAGGCGACGAATCTGCCGGACGTTCCGCTGTTCCAGAGCTTCATCAACTCGTACGCCAAGAAATTGGCCGTCGATGTTCCGGCGCCGAAGCTTCCGCTGCAGCTCAAGGTCCAGGCGGTGACCCCGGAGGCGGACGGCCTGAACGTCACGTTCGGGGCGACCGACGTGAACCTCAACGCGGGCGGTCTGTGA
- a CDS encoding NUDIX domain-containing protein has translation MPLPPAMIKRAREFTGPPAPARPAATVVLLRPSGQSFQVYVLRRMTSMAFGGVYAFPGGAVDPSDRPETLRDDWAARLGVPEEQARAVVGAAARELFEEAGVVLAGAAAEPDRTVADADDPTWESDRAAVLRRELTMAELLDRRGLRLRDDLLLPWARWITPEFEPKRFDTWFFAALLPESQAARDVSGEADRTAWIDPLDSADLPMLPPTRHTLNQIAAGGTIPGVVAASAHRDAANPVMPRVEIGPDGTATLSL, from the coding sequence ATGCCACTTCCACCCGCGATGATCAAGAGGGCGCGGGAGTTCACCGGGCCGCCCGCGCCGGCCCGCCCGGCCGCCACGGTGGTCCTGCTGCGGCCTTCCGGACAAAGCTTCCAGGTGTACGTGCTCCGCCGCATGACGTCGATGGCGTTCGGCGGCGTGTACGCGTTCCCCGGTGGCGCCGTTGACCCGTCGGACCGTCCGGAGACGCTGCGCGACGACTGGGCGGCCCGCCTCGGCGTGCCGGAGGAGCAGGCCCGGGCCGTGGTCGGCGCGGCCGCGCGGGAGCTGTTCGAGGAGGCCGGCGTGGTGCTGGCCGGGGCGGCCGCCGAGCCGGACCGGACGGTCGCCGACGCGGACGACCCCACCTGGGAGTCGGACCGGGCGGCGGTGCTGCGGCGCGAGCTGACGATGGCCGAGCTGCTCGATCGGCGGGGGCTGCGGCTGCGCGACGACCTGCTGCTGCCGTGGGCCCGGTGGATCACCCCGGAGTTCGAGCCGAAACGGTTCGACACCTGGTTCTTCGCGGCGCTGCTGCCGGAGTCGCAGGCGGCCCGCGACGTCTCCGGCGAGGCCGACCGGACGGCCTGGATCGACCCGCTGGACTCGGCGGACCTGCCGATGCTGCCGCCCACCCGGCACACCCTGAACCAGATCGCGGCCGGCGGCACGATCCCCGGCGTGGTGGCCGCTTCGGCGCACCGGGACGCGGCCAACCCGGTGATGCCCCGGGTCGAGATCGGCCCGGACGGCACCGCCACGCTGTCGCTCTAG
- a CDS encoding DUF47 domain-containing protein — MKFSFRPVEGIFYDLFSKASYNLVKGTELLNELALPGVDVQSVSERLSDVEHDSDAITHELYKKINSTFITPFDRADIYSLGSQLDDVMDHLEAVGNLLYLYGLTELPSLPREMHELITVLDQQAKITADAMPRLRSMKNLEEYWIEINRLENDGDRAYRMLLVRLFSGEYDALTVLKMKEVADELEAACDAFEHVANTVETIAVKES, encoded by the coding sequence GTGAAGTTCTCATTCCGTCCCGTCGAGGGTATTTTCTACGACCTCTTCAGCAAGGCCTCGTACAACCTGGTCAAGGGGACCGAGCTGCTCAATGAGCTGGCCCTGCCGGGGGTGGACGTGCAGTCGGTCAGTGAACGGCTGAGCGACGTCGAGCACGACAGCGACGCGATCACGCACGAGCTGTACAAGAAGATCAACTCGACGTTCATCACCCCGTTCGACCGGGCCGACATCTACTCGCTCGGCTCCCAGCTGGACGACGTCATGGACCACCTCGAGGCGGTCGGCAACCTGCTCTACCTGTACGGGCTGACCGAGCTGCCGTCGCTGCCCCGGGAGATGCACGAGCTGATCACCGTGCTCGACCAGCAGGCGAAGATCACCGCGGACGCGATGCCCCGGCTGCGGTCGATGAAGAATCTCGAAGAGTATTGGATCGAGATCAACCGCCTGGAGAACGACGGTGACCGCGCCTACCGGATGCTGCTGGTCCGGCTCTTCTCCGGAGAGTACGACGCGCTCACCGTGCTGAAGATGAAGGAGGTCGCCGACGAGCTGGAGGCGGCCTGCGACGCGTTCGAGCACGTGGCCAACACGGTCGAGACCATCGCGGTCAAGGAGTCCTGA
- a CDS encoding inorganic phosphate transporter, translated as MSPELVAVLAVIVAAMVFDYTNGFHDAANAIATSISTRALTPRVALAMAAVGNFIGAHLGTKVAQTVGEGLVHLPVGIPSLGIVFAGVLGAIVWNLITWYFGLPSSSSHALFGGLVGATLFAGIGTVQWATIIQKVLIPMILSPVVGLILGFIAMVAIMWIFRRGHPGRLNRGFRNAQTVSAALMAVGHGTQDAAKTMGIVVLALYSGGYQSDTTHIPQWVYWASATMLAIGTYTGGWRIIRTLGRKIIDLGPAEGFAAETVASTVLYFNAWVLHAPISTTHTITSAIMGVGATKRLSAVRWNVAGNIVIAWVTTFPAAALIACVLYFVVRPLFA; from the coding sequence TTGTCCCCGGAACTCGTCGCCGTCCTGGCGGTGATCGTCGCCGCCATGGTGTTCGACTACACCAACGGCTTCCACGACGCGGCGAACGCGATCGCGACCAGCATCAGCACCCGTGCCCTGACCCCGCGAGTGGCCCTGGCGATGGCCGCGGTCGGCAACTTCATCGGCGCCCACCTCGGCACCAAGGTCGCCCAGACCGTCGGTGAGGGCCTGGTCCACCTGCCGGTCGGCATCCCCAGCCTCGGCATCGTCTTCGCCGGCGTGCTCGGCGCGATCGTGTGGAACCTGATCACCTGGTACTTCGGGCTCCCGTCCAGCTCGTCGCACGCGCTGTTCGGCGGCCTGGTCGGCGCCACCCTGTTCGCCGGCATCGGGACCGTCCAGTGGGCGACGATCATCCAGAAGGTCCTGATCCCGATGATCCTGTCGCCGGTCGTCGGCCTGATCCTCGGCTTCATCGCGATGGTCGCCATCATGTGGATCTTCCGGCGGGGGCACCCCGGCCGGCTGAACCGCGGCTTCCGCAACGCACAGACCGTCTCGGCCGCCCTGATGGCCGTCGGCCACGGCACCCAGGACGCCGCGAAGACGATGGGCATCGTGGTCCTGGCCCTGTACAGCGGCGGCTACCAGAGCGACACCACGCACATCCCGCAGTGGGTCTACTGGGCGTCCGCGACGATGCTGGCGATCGGCACGTACACCGGCGGCTGGCGCATCATCCGCACCCTGGGCCGCAAGATCATCGACCTGGGGCCGGCCGAGGGGTTCGCCGCGGAGACCGTCGCCAGCACGGTCCTGTACTTCAACGCCTGGGTCCTGCACGCCCCGATCTCGACCACCCACACGATCACCTCGGCGATCATGGGCGTGGGCGCGACGAAGCGACTGAGCGCGGTCCGCTGGAACGTCGCCGGCAACATCGTGATCGCCTGGGTGACCACGTTCCCCGCGGCCGCCCTGATCGCCTGCGTCCTCTACTTCGTAGTCCGCCCGCTCTTCGCCTGA
- a CDS encoding response regulator transcription factor, whose product MSVEILLLVTARAGEPSAVLPALDLLPHSVRTAPRDVRTLVSGPSPDAVLVDARSELSEARATCRMLHATGIGVPLLAVVTEAGLIALNADWGVDDVILASAGPAEVEARLRLCVGRLNNLTAGANGSVRAGELNIDPDTYAAKLKGRPLDLTYKEFELLKFLAQHPGRVFTRDQLLREVWGYDYFGGTRTVDVHVRRLRAKLGSEYESMIGTVRQVGYKFVTPPNGRQLPDNDPVSIPV is encoded by the coding sequence GTGAGTGTGGAGATCCTACTGTTGGTCACGGCACGTGCCGGTGAGCCTTCTGCCGTGCTGCCCGCCCTGGACCTTCTGCCCCACTCGGTACGGACCGCCCCCCGCGACGTGCGCACCCTGGTGTCCGGGCCGAGCCCCGACGCCGTGCTGGTCGACGCTCGCTCGGAGCTCTCCGAGGCGCGTGCCACCTGCCGCATGCTGCACGCCACCGGAATCGGTGTTCCGCTCCTCGCGGTCGTCACCGAGGCCGGCCTGATCGCGCTGAACGCCGACTGGGGCGTCGACGACGTGATCCTGGCCAGCGCCGGCCCGGCCGAGGTCGAGGCCCGGCTCCGGCTCTGCGTGGGCCGTCTGAACAACCTGACCGCGGGTGCCAACGGCTCGGTGCGGGCCGGCGAGCTCAACATCGACCCGGACACCTACGCCGCGAAGCTCAAGGGCCGGCCGCTCGACCTGACGTACAAGGAGTTCGAGCTCCTCAAGTTCCTCGCCCAGCACCCCGGCCGGGTCTTCACCCGCGACCAGCTGTTGCGCGAGGTCTGGGGCTACGACTACTTCGGTGGCACGCGCACCGTCGACGTGCACGTCCGGCGCCTGCGCGCCAAGCTCGGCTCGGAGTACGAGTCGATGATCGGCACCGTCCGCCAGGTCGGCTACAAGTTCGTGACCCCGCCGAACGGCCGCCAGCTGCCGGACAACGACCCGGTCTCGATCCCGGTCTGA
- the mshD gene encoding mycothiol synthase, with protein MERLSASEAEAVLALAAAADYALSEDVLLRVRNGGGEHVLAHAPDGSLAGYAFFEDGAGELVVHPAHRRQGHGIALLAAAGPGPLQIWAHGDDPGARAFAEGAGFTRARVLWQMRRSLLEPLPDIPLPDGVTVRGFRPGSDEQAWLEVNARAFAHHPEQGRWTVEDLLLREAEPWFDPAGFLLAVDITDTLLGFHWTKVHPATGDDPALGEIYVLGVDPSGHRRGLGAALSVAGLRHLAAAGLEWSSLYVDESNDAAVKLYRRLGFEIHQADINYHRA; from the coding sequence ATGGAGAGGTTGTCCGCCTCGGAGGCCGAGGCCGTCCTGGCCCTGGCCGCCGCGGCGGACTATGCCCTCTCCGAGGACGTGCTGCTGCGCGTCCGCAACGGTGGGGGCGAGCACGTGCTCGCCCACGCACCGGACGGCAGCCTCGCCGGCTACGCGTTCTTCGAGGACGGCGCCGGCGAGCTGGTCGTCCATCCGGCACACCGCCGGCAGGGGCACGGCATCGCGCTGCTCGCCGCGGCCGGCCCCGGCCCGCTGCAGATCTGGGCGCACGGTGACGATCCCGGCGCCCGCGCGTTCGCCGAGGGCGCCGGCTTCACCCGGGCCCGGGTGCTCTGGCAGATGCGCCGCTCGCTGCTCGAGCCGCTGCCCGACATCCCGCTGCCGGACGGCGTGACCGTCCGCGGCTTCCGGCCCGGCTCCGACGAGCAGGCCTGGCTCGAGGTGAACGCGCGCGCCTTCGCCCACCACCCGGAGCAGGGCCGCTGGACCGTCGAGGACCTGCTGCTGCGCGAGGCCGAGCCGTGGTTCGACCCGGCCGGCTTCCTGCTCGCCGTCGACATCACCGACACGCTGCTCGGCTTCCACTGGACCAAGGTGCACCCGGCGACCGGCGACGACCCGGCGCTGGGGGAGATCTACGTGCTCGGGGTCGACCCGAGCGGGCACCGGCGCGGGCTGGGCGCCGCGCTGAGCGTGGCCGGGCTGCGCCATCTCGCGGCCGCCGGGCTCGAGTGGTCGAGCCTCTATGTGGACGAGTCGAATGACGCCGCCGTGAAGCTTTACCGGCGCCTCGGATTCGAGATCCACCAGGCCGACATCAATTACCACCGCGCCTGA